A single Diceros bicornis minor isolate mBicDic1 chromosome 7, mDicBic1.mat.cur, whole genome shotgun sequence DNA region contains:
- the LOC131407916 gene encoding stromelysin-1 produces the protein MKTLPVLLLLCVAACSAYPLDRAAGDEEDNMDLAQEYLENYYNLGKETKQFVRRKDSGPIVKKIQEMQKFLGLEVTGKLDSDTVEVMLKPRCGVPDVGQFSTFPGTPKWGKTHLTYRIVNYTQDLPRDAVDSDIEKALKVWADVTPLTFSRIYEGEADIMITFAVREHGDFYAFDGPGKVLAHAFPPGWGIKGDAHFDDDERWTKDTSGINLFLVAAHELGHSLGLDHSTNTKALMYPIYRKDLALFRLSQDDVTGIQSLYGPPPASPDDPVVPTESVPPGPGTLAMCDPALSFDAISTLRGEILFFKDRYFWRKTFRTSVPEFHPISSFWPSLPSDIDAAYEVTSKDTVFIFKGDKFWAIRGSEEKADYPRSIHSLGFPPTVRKIDAAISDKEKKKTYFFVEDKYWRFDERRQSMEPGYPKQIAEDFPGVDSKVDAVFESFGFFYFFSGSSQFEFDPNAKKVTHVLKSNSWFNC, from the exons ATGAAGACTCTTCCAGTTCTATTGTTGCTGTGCGTGGCAGCGTGCTCAGCCTATCCATTGGACAGAGCTGCAGGGGATGAGGAGGACAACATGGACCTTGCTCAG GAATACCTAGAAAACTACTACAACCTTGGAAAAGAAACGAAACAGTTTGTTAGAAGAAAGGACAGTGGTCCTATtgttaaaaaaattcaagaaatgcAGAAGTTCCTGGGGTTGGAGGTGACAGGGAAGCTGGACTCCGACACTGTGGAGGTGATGCTCAAACCCAGATGTGGAGTTCCTGATGTTGGTCAGTTCAGTACCTTTCCTGGCACGCCAAAGTGGGGGAAAACCCATCTTACTTATAG GATTGTGAATTATACCCAGGATTTGCCAAGAGATGCTGTTGATTCTGACATTGAGAAAGCTCTGAAAGTCTGGGCAGATGTGACTCCACTTACATTCTCCAGGATTTATGAAGGAGAGGCTGACATAATGATTACTTTTGCAGTTCGAG AGCATGGAGACTTTTATGCTTTTGATGGACCTGGAAAAGTTTTGGCTCATGCCTTTCCACCTGGGTGGGGCATAAAGGGAGATGCTCACTTTGATGATGATGAACGTTGGACAAAGGATACATCAG GGATCAATTTATTCCTCGTTGCTGCTCATGAACTTGGACATTCCCTGGGTCTCGATCACTCCACCAACACTAAAGCTTTGATGTACCCAATCTACAGAAAAGACTTAGCCCTGTTCCGCCTTTCTCAAGATGATGTGACTGGCATTCAGTCCCTCTATG gacctcctcctgcctcccctgaTGACCCCGTGGTGCCCACGGAATCGGTGCCTCCAGGACCTGGAACGCTAGCCATGTGCGATCCTGCTTTGTCCTTTGATGCAATCAGCACTCTGAGGGGAGAAATCCTGTTCTTTAAAGACAG atatttttggCGCAAAACCTTCAGGACATCTGTACCTGAATTTCATCCAATCTCTTCGTTTTGGCCATCTCTTCCTTCAGACATAGATGCTGCATACGAAGTTACTAGCAAAgatactgttttcatttttaaag gagaCAAGTTCTGGGCCAtcagaggaagtgaggagaaaGCAGATTACCCAAGAAGCATCCACTCCCTGGGTTTTCCTCCAACAGTAAGGAAAATAGATGCAGCCATTTCTgataaggaaaagaagaaaacatacttCTTCGTAGAGGACAAATACTGGAG ATTTGATGAAAGGAGACAGTCCATGGAGCCAGGCTATCCCAAGCAAATAGCAGAAGACTTTCCAGGGGTTGACTCAAAGGTTGATGCTGTTTTTGAATCATTTG ggtttttctatttcttcagtggATCTTCACAGTTCGAGTTTGACCCAAATGCAAAGAAAGTGACACATGTTTTGAAGAGTAACAGTTGGTTTAATTGTTAG